In Halogeometricum borinquense DSM 11551, a single genomic region encodes these proteins:
- a CDS encoding carbohydrate ABC transporter permease, producing the protein MTLSTDVDNLDFDDDGPSIDREGSWYDTAAKVVAHAILLFMSAVAVFPFVWAFLTSLKPEDKIFTTITQIIPTDPTLINYVNMWLQNPLDRWVLNSLVLAVGVVFFTLLLDTLAGYALAKGDFKGKSIIYTLVIGTLVIPPQVVLVPLYLEMTMLNWSNTYWAIMVLYIANPFGTFMMRQFFLGVPDSLIEAARMDGCSTFQIYTRIMLPLAKPALSSLGVFTFIFVWGSFLWPLIILNDAAMFPLQVGIGLLTGRYSSQWGQLLAAVIIAALPVMVAYLLAQRTFMKGIALSGGKG; encoded by the coding sequence GTGACGTTGAGTACTGACGTCGATAACTTGGATTTCGACGACGACGGACCGTCTATCGACCGGGAAGGGTCGTGGTACGACACGGCCGCGAAGGTCGTCGCACACGCGATCCTTCTGTTCATGAGCGCAGTCGCCGTGTTCCCGTTCGTGTGGGCGTTCCTCACGTCGCTGAAGCCCGAGGATAAAATCTTCACGACGATTACGCAGATCATCCCGACGGACCCGACGCTCATCAACTACGTGAACATGTGGCTACAGAACCCCCTCGACCGCTGGGTTCTCAACAGCCTCGTGCTCGCTGTCGGCGTCGTGTTCTTCACGCTCCTCTTGGACACACTTGCGGGATACGCGCTGGCGAAGGGCGACTTCAAAGGGAAGTCGATTATCTACACGCTCGTCATCGGGACGCTCGTCATCCCGCCGCAGGTGGTGCTCGTTCCGCTCTACTTGGAGATGACGATGCTCAACTGGTCGAACACCTACTGGGCTATCATGGTGCTGTACATCGCTAACCCGTTCGGGACGTTCATGATGCGACAGTTCTTCCTCGGAGTACCTGATTCGCTCATCGAGGCGGCCAGAATGGACGGCTGTAGCACCTTCCAGATATACACGAGGATAATGCTGCCACTCGCTAAACCGGCACTCTCGTCGCTTGGCGTGTTCACGTTTATCTTCGTGTGGGGTTCGTTCCTCTGGCCGCTCATCATCCTCAACGATGCGGCGATGTTCCCCCTACAGGTGGGTATCGGCCTCCTCACCGGACGATACAGTTCCCAATGGGGACAACTCCTCGCGGCGGTCATCATCGCCGCGCTTCCGGTCATGGTGGCCTACCTCCTCGCACAGCGCACCTTCATGAAAGGTATCGCTCTCTCGGGAGGGAAAGGATAG